A genomic stretch from Triticum dicoccoides isolate Atlit2015 ecotype Zavitan unplaced genomic scaffold, WEW_v2.0 scaffold43328, whole genome shotgun sequence includes:
- the LOC119346574 gene encoding probable serine/threonine-protein kinase PBL25, with product MSCFSCFKPQQADGDDEGEDKAPAVGPLPSSGSIKRLGSRRRSLRSSSSTKSGGSFAASRQPSTRPSNITSCSARAFTYDQLADATGNFRADCLLGEGGFGRVYRGRLDDGQLVAVKQLDLDGLQGDREFVVEVLMLSLLHHHNLVSLVGYCSHGHQRLLVYEYMALGSLADHLLLLDDRLATATPRATARAALSWETRMRVALGAARGLEYLHETANPAVIYRDLKSSNVLLDDAFCPKLSDFGLARLCSTSSSAAGPGPAERSPRVMGTYGYCAPEYIRTGRLSVKSDVYSFGVLLLELITGRRAVDSARPAPEQVLVTWAAPMFKDSKRYRELADPLLRGDFPERDLNQAVAVAAMCLQDQASARPCMSDAAVTLSFLAEAAAASAAQPLPLPPPQLQADETLREEEEA from the coding sequence ATGAGCTGCTTCTCATGCTTCAAGCCACAGCAGGCGGACGGCGACGACGAGGGGGAGGACAAGGCACCGGCGGTCGGGCCACTCCCGTCCTCGGGCTCCATCAAGCGGCTGGGCTCCCGGCGAAGAAGcctgcgctcctcctcctccaccaagTCCGGCGGCAGCTTCGCGGCCAGCCGGCAGCCCAGCACGCGGCCCAGCAACATCACCAGCTGCAGCGCGCGCGCCTTCACCTACGACCAGCTCGCCGACGCCACCGGCAACTTCCGCGCCGACTGCCTGCTCGGCGAGGGCGGCTTCGGCCGCGTCTACCGGGGGCGCCTCGACGACGGCCAGCTCGTCGCCGTCAAGCAGCTGGACCTGGACGGCCTGCAGGGCGACCGCGAGTTCGTGGTGGAGGTGCTCATGCTCAGCCTCCTCCACCACCACAACCTCGTCAGCCTCGTCGGCTACTGCTCCCACGGCCACCAGCGGCTGCTCGTCTACGAGTACATGGCCCTCGGCTCCCTCgccgaccacctcctcctcctcgacgacCGCCTCGCCACCGCCACTCCCAgggcgacggcgagggcggcgCTGAGCTGGGAGACGCGGATGCGGGTGGCGCTGGGCGCCGCGAGGGGGCTCGAGTACCTCCACGAGACGGCCAACCCGGCCGTCATCTACCGCGACCTCAAGTCCTCCAACGTCCTCCTCGACGACGCCTTCTGCCCCAAGCTCTCCGACTTCGGCCTCGCCCGCCTCTGCagcacctcctcctccgccgccggccccgGCCCCGCCGAGCGCTCCCCGCGCGTCATGGGCACCTACGGCTACTGCGCGCCCGAGTACATCCGCACCGGCCGCCTCAGCGTCAAGTCCGACGTCTACAGCTTCGGCGTCCTCCTGCTCGAGCTCATCACGGGCCGCAGGGCTGTGGACTCGGCCAGGCCGGCGCCGGAGCAGGTGCTCGTCACATGGGCCGCGCCCATGTTCAAGGACAGCAAGCGCTACCGGGAGCTGGCCGACCCGCTGCTCCGGGGCGACTTCCCCGAGCGCGACCTCAACCAGGCCGTGGCCGTGGCCGCCATGTGCCTGCAGGACCAGGCGTCCGCGAGGCCGTGCATGAGCGACGCCGCCGTCACGCTCTCCTTCCTcgccgaggccgccgccgccagcgccgcgcaGCCGCTACCGTTGCCCCCGCCCCAGCTGCAGGCCGATGAAACCttgcgagaagaagaagaagcctag